From the genome of Bos taurus isolate L1 Dominette 01449 registration number 42190680 breed Hereford chromosome 2, ARS-UCD2.0, whole genome shotgun sequence, one region includes:
- the EVX2 gene encoding homeobox even-skipped homolog protein 2, giving the protein MMERIRKEMILMERGLHSPTTGKRFSNLSDSAGNAVLEALENSQHPARLSPRLPSAPLHSALGDLPAKGKFEIDTLFNLQHPSSESTVSSEIASAAEGRKKPGHYSEAAAEADMSSDVEVGCSALRSPGGLGAVPLKENNGKGFAESGSVAGTTTSATGSGLGSLHGGGGGGGSGGGTALGGSGSGADQVRRYRTAFTREQIARLEKEFYRENYVSRPRRCELAAALNLPETTIKVWFQNRRMKDKRQRLAMSWPHPADPSFYTYMMTHAAATGSLPYPFHSHVPLHYYPHVGVTAAAAAAAASGAAAAASSPFATSIRPLDTFRALSHPYSRPELLCSFRHPGLYQTPAAAAGLNSAASAAAAAAAAAAAASSAAAAGAPPSGGSAPCSCLSCHSSQSAAAAAAAAAAALGSRGGGGGSGGGGGSTGAAGGSDFGCSGAAPRSESGFLPYSAAVLSKTAVSPPDQRDEAPLTR; this is encoded by the exons ATGatggaaagaataagaaaagagaTGATTCTGATGGAGAGAGGGCTGCACAGCCCTACGACCGGCAAGAGATTCTCCAATTTGTCCGACTCGGCTGGCAATGCTGTGCTTGAGGCCCTGGAAAATTCGCAGCACCCGGCTCGCCTCAGCCCGCGCCTGCCGTCCGCCCCCCTGCACAGCGCTTTGGGAGACCTCCCTGCCAAGGGCAAATTCGAAATAGACACTTTGTTCAACCTGCAGCACCCGAGCAGCGAAAGCACCGTCTCCTCCGAAATCGCGTCTGCCGCGGAGGGCCGAAAAAAGCCGGGTCATTATTCAGAGGCGGCCGCCGAGGCAGACATGAGCAGCGACGTGGAGGTGGGCTGCTCGGCGCTGCGCTCCCCTGGCGGCCTCGGAGCGGTTCCGCTCAAGGAAAACAATGGCAAAG GGTTCGCAGAGAGTGGCTCAGTCGCGGGCACCACGACGTCTGCGACAGGCTCCGGCCTCGGCAGCCTGCatggaggcggcggcggcggcggcagcggcgggggCACGGCGCTGGGCGGCTCCGGCTCTGGCGCGGATCAGGTGCGGCGCTACCGCACGGCGTTCACCCGCGAACAGATCGCCCGCCTGGAGAAGGAGTTCTACCGGGAGAACTATGTGTCGCGGCCACGCCGGTGCGAGCTAGCCGCTGCACTCAACCTTCCCGAAACCACTATCAAG GTATGGTTCCAGAACCGGCGCATGAAGGACAAGCGGCAGCGTCTGGCCATGTCGTGGCCGCACCCGGCCGACCCCAGCTTCTACACCTACATGATGACGCACGCGGCCGCCACCGGAAGCCTGCCCTACCCTTTCCACTCGCACGTGCCGCTGCACTACTACCCGCACGTGGGTGTCACGGCCGCGGCCGCGGCGGCTGCGGCCTCCGGCGCAGCCGCCGCGGCCTCATCACCCTTCGCCACTTCCATCCGCCCGCTGGACACCTTCCGCGCCCTCTCGCATCCCTACTCGCGCCCCGAGCTGCTGTGCAGCTTCCGTCACCCGGGCCTCTACCAGACGCCGGCGGCTGCCGCCGGGCTCAACAGCGCGGCTTCGGCCGCGGCGGCTGCTGCAGCTGCGGCGGCCGCGGCCTCTTCGGCCGCGGCGGCCGGGGCGCCCCCCAGCGGCGGTTCCGCACCCTGCTCGTGCCTCAGTTGCCACAGCAGTCAGTCGGCCGcagccgccgctgccgccgccgccgccgctctgGGCTCCCGGGGTGGCGGCGGGGGCAGCGGGGGTGGCGGCGGCAGCACAGGGGCCGCCGGGGGCTCGGACTTCGGCTGCAGCGGTGCGGCGCCGCGCTCTGAGAGCGGCTTTCTGCCCTACTCAGCCGCTGTGCTAAGCAAGACCGCCGTGAGCCCTCCGGACCAGAGGGACGAGGCGCCGCTCACCAGATAA